A region from the Aegilops tauschii subsp. strangulata cultivar AL8/78 chromosome 5, Aet v6.0, whole genome shotgun sequence genome encodes:
- the LOC109776100 gene encoding uncharacterized protein isoform X2: MPWLAHPLDVSVGSVAKRKRSQMDVSQTGKRLRYSVSRLPEDIWHHICSFLPLKDAARAASVSQSFKRLWRCRSNLIFSKKTMGYTKSARRRRITTRDYNSRVDHILRNHLGTGVKTLSLGFYGPYNANTGNCLDSWLQIAVTPGIEELSLILYSKSDHLSEKAIYNFPCPLLSNGSGNTIRELDLLGCAFHPTVGIGCTRSLTSLCLSCVNIESDELGFLLSNSLALERLELKDCSEIISIKIPSLLQRLSYLMVFRCPMLQVIESKAPNISSFHYFHDDDDVDQQLQLFLGESLQMKEIFISHSCVLHYALAVLTSSMPNLERLTMHSYYEMVSTPTVASKFLHLKYLNIYLFRWNFASTYLYADYDIFSLVSFLDASPCLETFHLDAPMRRREHDSIFEDPPSQLGRIPGQCYANLRHVKITKFRSTKLLVKLTCHILDSTPSLECLTLDITDGGPTCSELDRCFVGKETYMEAPKALAAIQTYIEGKVPSTAKLNVVEPCSRCPACPLT; this comes from the exons ATGCCCTGGCTGGCACATCCTCTAG ATGTATCAGTTGGTTCAGTTGCTAAACGAAAGCGCTCGCAAATGGATGTTTCTCAAACTGGCAAAAGATTAAGATATTCAGTCTCACGCCTTCCAGAG GATATCTGGCATCATATATGCTCCTTTTTGCCACTGAAAGATGCTGCGCGTGCTGCGAGCGTGTCTCAGTCCTTTAAACGTTTGTGGAGGTGCCGGTCCAACCTCATCTTCAGTAAGAAAACAATGGGCTACACAAAAAGTGCACGTAGACGGAGAATAACAACAAGAGATTACAACAGCAGAGTTGACCATATTCTGAGAAACCACTTAGGCACTGGTGTGAAGACACTCAGCCTTGGATTCTATGGTCCTTACAATGCCAACACCGGAAATTGTCTTGATAGTTGGCTCCAGATTGCTGTTACACCAGGCATAGAAGAACTCAGCCTCATACTCTATTCAAAAAGTGACCATTTATCAGAAAAGGCAATCTACAACTTTCCATGCCCACTTTTGTCTAATGGCAGCGGAAACACCATTCGTGAGCTAGACCTTTTAGGTTGCGCCTTCCACCCCACGGTAGGAATCGGTTGCACGAGAAGCCTGACGAGTCTATGTCTGTCTTGTGTGAATATTGAGAGTGATGAGTTGGGGTTCCTTCTTTCCAATTCTTTGGCTTTGGAGCGATTGGAACTCAAGGATTGTAGTGAGATAATTTCCATAAAGATACCTTCCCTGCTGCAGCGCCTCAGCTACCTGATGGTGTTCCGTTGTCCCATGCTGCAAGTGATTGAAAGCAAGGCTCCAAATATCTCCAGTTTTCACTATTttcatgatgatgatgatgtagatCAACAATTACAGCTATTTCTTGGAGAATCACTGCAGATGAAGGAAATTTTCATATCACATTCCTGTGTTCTTCATTATGCTCTTGCCGTGCTCACATCCAGTATGCCGAATCTTGAAAGGCTTACTATGCATTCGTATTACGAG ATGGTCAGTACACCAACGGTAGCAAGCAAATTCCTCCACCTCAAATATttgaatatttatttatttagatGGAACTTTGCCTCGACATATCTGTATGCGGACTATGATATTTTCTCGCTGGTTTCTTTTCTCGACGCGTCTCCTTGCTTGGAGACTTTCCACCTAGAT GCACCAATGAGACGCCGGGAGCATGACTCAATTTTTGAAGACCCCCCCTCACAATTGGGGCGGATTCCAGGACAATGCTATGCTAATCTTAGGCATGTGAAGATCACTAAATTCCGCTCCACAAAGCTATTGGTTAAGCTCACATGTCATATTCTTGACAGCACACCATCGCTCGAGTGCCTCACACTGGACATAACTGATGGTGGGCCGACTTGTTCCGAGCTTGACAGATGCTTTGTGGGCAAAGAAACTTATATGGAAGCCCCTAAAGCGCTTGCGGCTATCCAGACTTACATCGAGGGAAAAGTTCCCTCCACGGCTAAGTTGAATGTCGTGGAGCCTTGCAGCCGATGCCCTGCATGCCCTTTGACTTAG